Sequence from the Ailuropoda melanoleuca isolate Jingjing chromosome 10, ASM200744v2, whole genome shotgun sequence genome:
GGTTCTAGTGTGATCCATGGGCTGATATCACTAACTCTCAGGATTGTGGTCAGAAGTCACTGAGACCCTCTAAAGGACCCTTTGCTACAGGGTTTGGCTCCAGCCCCGAGTCTGACAATAGGGTCTCCATAGGGGCCAGGGGTTCCGACCTCCCTGGGTGTGCTGTGCCTTCCTGTGCCTTTCCCACAGCAGGTGGGCCAGAGGGGTCACTCAGTCACTGTGCCCCCCATTGCTGGCAGGGGAGCATTGGGGTGCTGTTCAGCCCCCAACCTTTCCTGCTGCCAGCAGAACAGGGAAGTGATGTTCTCAATGCCCCGGAGCCCCTTCCAGGTCTGGAGGGCCTGGTGATTCATCCCCGCTGAGTTTTCAGAGCACTGTAGATCTTATCGCAGGCAAGCTCTTTTTTAGAAAATCTGACGGGTAGATGTCAGGAGTGCATGATCCAGAAGTAGGAATCCCAGTTAATCTGTGCGCTTTTCCAGAACATCCTTTAGATGTGGGAATTTCCGAAACAGAGCTcaccctgcagggctgggggagagctATTTTTCTGTCAGAACATCCCTCCCTCACCCTagaattttccaagaaaaagGCGGCCACCAGAACCTGACCCTCCTGGAAGTGCCTGCCTTCCTAGAGAAAAACCGCAGGATGCGTTCCTGTCCCCGGTTTCCAGAGGCTGTAGGAAGTGGAGAGTTCCCCCACGGGCTGGAGACCCTCGTGGGGTCAAGCAGGAGTTACAGCCGTGGGACTTTCCAAGACCCAACCCTTCAGCCAGAACAAGTAGCCCCTTTCTGTCTGGTGACCTACCGACCCTCAATCTCCCCTCCTATCTGCCTTCCAGACCCCCTGAAACGTCTGTCCTCTATTCACCCGCTTCCTGCCCCCGCACCCGGGATCCTTTACTGTCTGCCCTCGCCATGGGTGTGACATCTCTTCACAGGCCTGGGGCCTGCCTCGGGGTGTCGACCCTTCCTACGTCCCGGACCCCGCCCCACATGCCCCGGGTCTCCCGGCCGGTCACTGCACCCTCTCTCCCGCAGCAATCGAGCAAAGCATTGAACAAGAGGAGGGGCTGAACCGTTCCTCCGCGGACCTGCGCATCCGCAAGACCCAGGTAGGAGGCGACGGCctggcggggaggggcggggaccGGACCGAACCGGACTGGGAAGGAGAGGCGAAATGGGAGTGGGCGGGCCAGAGCGGAGCGGGGTGTGGTCAAGGAGGCGCCCTAGCACTCCACACTCTCCCGGAAGTTCGTGGAAGTAATGACCGAGTATAACGCGACCCAGTCCAAGTACCGGGACCGCTGCAAGGACCGGATCCAGCGGCAGCTGGAGATCAGTGCGTGTGCCCCGTTCCTCAGTGTCCAGGCTTGCCCCGGCCCTCTTCCGTGGCTGCCCCAGGCCTCCCGTGGAGGGCCAAAGGCCGGGTGGGAGGGTGGGCTCCTGGGTCTCTGCCCCATCCCACCGCCTCAGGCCCCCCAGACTGGCCCAgtccctgagcagggaggcctTTATCCCCACAGCTGGAAGGACCACGACGAACGAAGAACTGGAAGACATGCTGGAGAGCGGGAAGTTGGCCATTTTCACCGATGATGtgagccctgggtgggggtgggtctggctttggaaaacatttgcttctcctccctccccaagccGAGGTTGAGTTCAGGTCCTAAGTCCACCCTGGAATCACAAACAGTGGGAAGCCAGGACCTGGTGCTGGGGATTTCCAcaggagcagggaaggaaggcaCCCCCATAAAAATGGTCAACATTTTGAGTAGCCGgatactgttctaagcactttacatatttacatttgcCTGCTCTCTCATTTGGTCCTCACCAGCACCCTCTGAGGGAGCCAGATTTCACCAATGAGGACNTGAGTAGCCGgatactgttctaagcactttacatatttacatttgcCTGCTCTCTCATTTGGTCCTCACCAGCACCCTCTGAGGGAGCCAGATTTCACCAATGAGGACATCGGACCCAGAGATtgaccagagaggttaaataacttgcccaaggcctcaGAGGCAGGATTCAGATCAGTTAGGCCTCTGACGTCCTAAGATACACTACTCCCTATGAAGCAGGTCATTTCACCAAATGACTAATTTGCCTACAttgtgaaattgaaaaaaaaaattaccagtttTAGTTTTGCTAAAGTTTtatgccctgccctgcccttgtcATCTTAAATCTGAGGGGATGGGCTTCCCCCACTGTAGTTCTTCTTTCTCTTCGTAGACTTTGCCTTGGCCTGCCCAGTTCTGTCTCTGCTGATGGCCGAACGGCTCTGGTTAAGATTTCTAGTCCAGAACTCAAGTCTGTTCAATGACTATCTAGCAGTTCTCAGCAAATTGTTATTTAGAGAACTGGTCTTTGTTAAATTAGCTTTGAGCAAATTGATTAGGCCAGTTAGCCTGGAGCCCTCCCAAACAGCTCTGTCCAGGCTTCTGTCTGAGACGGCAGGGAGCCTGGTGGGTTATAAAAGGACAGAACTGATTCTTGCCAGTGAGCCCACCATCATTGCAATGGAAACCCATCATTATAATGCAGGGTGGTGGGGATCTTGCCTAAGGAACGTGCAACCTGCAGACAGGCCCTGAGGTAGTGGTTAACTActggagtcagggaaggcttcctgggggaagtGGCATTGAGCTGTGCTTTAAGGAACAAGGACTATTTGGACATGGTGAGATGGGCAAAAAGGCCCGCTagagaaagggaacagaatgAACAAAGACAGGGAGAGTGGACCATTTGCCAAACAGCCATTGGATAATTTTGGCTCTTAGAGGGTATAGGAGATGAGGGCAGAAAGGAAGACTGAGCCCTGGATAGGGTAAAGGTGTACAGTCTgcggtggggagcagggaggaatcGTGGGGAGCCCTGGAGGGTTCCTGAGCAGTGGAATGGCTTGATGAGGTCTGAGCAGTGAGTAGTTTGGGAAGGGAGTGGCCTGGCTCAGGCCAgctgtgtgtggggaggagggatatCTGACTGTGAGTTGGAGTTGATCTCTCTCCCCTTGACTCCTGAGGGCTGCAgtgcatttctttatttctctcccccCTAATGTCATGGGGGCTCCAGAGTGGGCACACTGCCTTCTCATCTGGGCCTTCTCTGcttctgcttgctttctctgctGTGTCCTCTGCCTTTGACCAGACAGGGGCCCCCAATACCAGTGGTGACTCTATGCCCCTAtcctctcacctcctcccccatctgtccccccatctgtctgtctctctttatctctctgtctctctcgttCCTTCTTCCCTGTCGCCCACCTGGGCttccctggtgtgtgtgtgtgtgtgtgtgtgtgtgtgtgtgtgtgtgtgtttagaggaAGCCCTGGGTGAGATGGTGGGCTCAGCCAACTTTTATTTCGTGTAATTTAACAAACTTCTCTttagtgcttactgtgtgccggGCGGGTACTGTTCTAATCGGTGGATACACCGTGGGAGGTGGGCACTGCTGTCATCGACCTTTTCTAGGTgtggaaactgagccccagaaagGGTAAACAATCCGCCCGCAGTCAGAGCTAGTAAATGACAGTCACATTGGAACCCCAGACACTCTGGCTGCAGAATGCAAACTGTTACAGGAGCGAAGGGGGGTCTGCAGCGCCTCCCctcacaccccccaccccatcgcCCTAGATCAAAATGGACTCACAGATGACGAAGCAGGCACTGAATGAGATCGAGACGAGGCACAACGAGATCATCAAACTGGAAACAAGCATCCGAGAGCTGCATGACATGTTTGTGGACATGGCCATGCTCGTGGAAAGCCAGGTACGGCCTCTCCCCCACATTCTAGGAGCCTCCTGCCGGTCCCTGGGGTGCCCCCTCCtctggcccagcccccaccccatcctaCGCACATCTCCTCGGCAGGGTGAGATGATTGACCGCATTGAATACAACGTGGAACATTCCGTGGACTATGTGGAGCGAGCCGTGTCCGACACCAAGAAAGCTGTGAAATATCAGAAATAGCAACCAATCCAACAGCGGGCGTGCTGTGTGCTCACTTCCTTCTGTCCCCGCATGGGACAGGCGccgtggggagggggggaacagGGTGGAAGGCGGGAGGGGGGCTGGACACGGAGCTGGACGCGGGTTTGGATAAGGAGCTTTAATCCAGGCCTCGGCCAGGTACAGCGCAATGTTGTAGGAACCAGTTTGGGTgcaggggtgggaagaagggaaaacacGCAGATCTGCTTAGGCtccattgaaaagaaaagagagccgTCTAAAGgtgataaatgtttttaaaataacggGACGAGGACCCCCGAGGAGGGCCGAAGGTGGTGGGAGGAGCCAGAGGTATCTTCACTCGAATCCAGGCCCGAGGGTCACGCCTGGACCTCAGAGGGCCGCCACGCAGCCTGGGGAACTCCTCCTCGCTAGCTGCTTGGAAAGCCAGAAACGGGACAGCGCGGTTGAGAACGTCAGGCAAGTCGGACATTCGCCAACCAGCCGTCAGGCCCGGCCTGCGAGGCAAGACACGCCTGTCCCAATAGCCTGCCCTAGAACTTCGAGGCATGAGGACACGGACTCCGGGCTCGTGGATTAGAAACGTGGAGAGCTGTAGGGACAGCCAGGGTGGCCCCAGACCCATCCTCTGGCTCTAGAAtgcagccctccccctcccccccgggtTTGAGGGCTCCGGACCTGGTCGCATGTGCGCATGTGCCACGCTGGGCTCCAGGCCCTTGCTGGGCTCCAGGCCCTCGCTGCGCGGTCACGGGGCGGAACCCTCCACGGCCCGCACCCAGCGGATGGTGCGGCTCCGGCTGTCCTCCCACGAGAACAGGGGCTCGTAGCCGAAATGGCGCCGAGCCTTGTCAGTGCTCACGGTGAAGGTGGTGTTGGCCACGGCCAGCGTGTAGGGATTGAGCAGGGGAGCGTAGAGAAGCAGGGGCCGTAGCAGCCACTGCAGCAGGGCGTTGAGAGCAGCCAGAAGCATCAGCAGCCAGTAGGGCACCAGCAGGCGGGTCTCCACCAGCCGCAGTCCGCACGGGCCCAGGAACTCCATGTTGAAGTCCTCGTAGCTCTTATAGGGGGACTCGTCGTAGCAGAAGTACACCTGGCCGCCCAGCAGCGCCGCCCGTCGCTGCAGCTCCCGGGCCACCAGCACGTGCATCCAGGCCACGTTGCCTGCCAACGGGGGGGAAGGGAGGCCGATGTGGCCCTGAGTATCCCGGAGCCCACGGAGGGGCTGCTCTCGTCAGGGCCGGCCCGTGTCCCAGCCGGGCCCGCATAACTACGGCCCTTGTCAAGGCTgtttctccccagcccctggagccaCCCGCCCTCCCGGGCCAGCCTGGGTGGACGCTACTTCTCCGGCTGCTGCTGGGGGGGACGGGGAGATGCTGCTCGCGTAACTGCGGTCCTGTCCTCGCCGGCGACGTGGTTTTTAcaccagcaccccccacccccagctcgcACGGCTGCCGTTTCCTCTGGGGTCACGCAGACAATGCCCCCGGATCCGGCTACTCTGGCCCAAGCGGGGCTTGCCCTTTGCTGGCCGGGGCGCACAGCGCCCACCCAGAACCCCAAGGGCCCTGCCCCGTTCTTAGCCTCCCCGCTGTGGAGCCGGGGCCTTACCCACATAGACCCGACCGTGCTCCACAGAGGCCGGGATGGCCCGGAAGAGACGACCCCCCAGGCGAAGGCCCTGGTGGTAGAAGTCCCGCATGATCTGGTGGCCTTCGCCGTAGATGCCAGTGGGACGCAGGGCACATGTCACCAGGGGCAGCCCCCCATGGACCTGGGGGTGAAAGGCAGGCATAGCGAAGATCTAGGACCCAGCAGCCTGCCCTCTGGCCCGGGCTCCTCAAATTGGAGATAGAAGGGAGGCTGCAGAGAAGTCCCACTGGCGCTGGCTCTGCCGGTGACCGgcagctctccccaccccagctttgTGTCTCTTCGCCTCCTGGCTCACCTCTCTTCCATTGGCTTCCAGGACCAGCCGCTCAGCTTGGGCCTTGCTGCAAGGATAGGGGTGTTTGTGTACTGCTTCGTATGGGGTGTCCTCATTGCCCCTagttgagggagagggaacatTCTTAATGCTGAGGGCAGACGGGCCTCCTCAAGTACTGAGGGGAACCTCAGCTTACCTGTAGAAGGGGTGGCCTTTGATGTTGGGCCCCACAACCTCCATGCTGCTCGTGTAGACCAGGAACCGTGTTCCAGTCTGCACACAAGCCTCAATCACGTTCTTTGTGCCtgggagaggtggtggggaggggacggGTGGGCCCAAGCGAaaacttcctccctctctgcatctctcccGCCCACCATCTCAAATCTGGATGAGGGCCCGTGGCTTCCTTCCCCAGGTCCGGGGAACACCCCAGCAGGGCTGCGAGGGCTGCCGGAGCACCATTACAGGGACAGGAGCGTCCAGAGGACAGGTTTTCACAGGAGAATCCCAGAAGTCAAGGtcagagaaggggcagggaaCAAACAGCCACCTCACCCTGCACGTTGACCTCATAGATGGTCTCGGGGCTGGCCCTGCCAAACACATCCACCAGGCCAGCTGTGTGGATGACCACGTGGGCTCCAGCCACAGCTGCGGCCACCTCGTGGGCCTGGGTCACATCCCCCTGGATGGCAGTCACCCGCACGGGCCCTGGTAGGGATAGGGGCAGCCGGAGGCAGTGTCAGAGCTGGGGCCGCCGGCCAGGGGCTGGGCTCAGCCTCCACCCTGAGGAGCCCCATGTTCCCGACGTGACTCATTCATCCCAACCATGTGCGCTGGAAGGATCTAAACAGGCATCATCTTTTCCACCCCCGCCAAGGGAGCCTGCCCACACTCGCGTCCCTCCCCACCGCAGTCACCTGTCTTCAGCTCCTCCAGCCAGGGACCCAGGCGCAGGTCAAACACCCGCAGCTCCGAGAGCCGGGGTTCCCGCTGCAGAAGCATCCGTACCACATGCTCCCCCAGGAAGCCGCAGCCACCTGTGACCAGGTACACGAGCTTCTGGATCTCAGTAGCCTCGGCCATGCCTGGCTGCGGAAGAGAAACCAAGTTGCTGGCCACCGCCTCCCCGGGGCCGCCAGCACTCCTGGTACTCCTAGCTGGGGCCTCTGGCCTAGTGGACTGGAGCGGCGATGCCGGGCCGAGCGGCTCCCAAAGCCTGGCACCGGTGGTGCCACAGCCGGGCTACATGCCCTCTGACCTGGGCAACTGCAGTTCCTGAGATAAGAAGGGCGAGGGCCTGGCGCTTAGGCAGGGCTCAGGGGTTGAGCTGGAGGGGGAGGTTCTGGGACAAAAATGGAGGGCAGGAGGTACAGAGCTgagcaggaaaggagagagagatgggaagggcTGGGACTAGGGAAAGGGACCTCCGGGCCCTGGCATCACCTTTGCCTACCTGCAGCCACGGTCCCAGGATACCCCAGCTGGCCACCGGAGGGGCAGTCTTCTTGCTTCGCCTGGGCCAGCCGGCCAACACACCGTCCCCTTCCGcttgctcctcctccctcctgccccattcCAGGAACAGACACGAGCCCAGCCTCCACCCCTCCGTCCCCCGCACTCTTGCCAGAGGGCGCCCCCTGGCGGCCACTCTGCAGTCCACCGGCGTCTGGTTCCAGCCAAGAACTTGGGGAAGGGGACTGAAGCCAGAACCTGCTGGGTGGGCCGGAGGATGGAGCAGGCGCAGTGACCTCATGCCCACCGCATGACGTCAGTCCTCCCCTTTTGCAGGATTTCCCAGGATCCCAGAAGCCCAGCGGCAGCTGTGGgtctgggaaggaaagggaggccGACCTTGGCCCAGCTCTGGCTGACCTTGGTGGGGGATTTCTGGATGACTATTCCACCCTAATAGGTGGCCCAGAGCAATGGTGGTTGAGTCTGTAGGTCTACCCACCCCAAACTTCAGGCCACCCATTTCCCCCCCTCTTCACTTGACCCATCCTCTGTCCTTAAATCCCCGTTCCCCCACCTACTCTTCCCCAAAGATACTGACCAAGCACTTTTGTACAATAAAGTTTAATCACAATTATAAAAATGTGGCGTTGGGTTTGCGCTATTAACATATGTACAATCCAGCCCAACAGGAAGGGCCCGCCCCCCCACCATCCTGGCCTGGCGGAGCAGGAGCTTCCAGACGCCAGGGTGGGAGGGTGACCCACAGGGTCTGGCAGGAACAGAAGATGAGGCAGGGTTCCAGGCACGGAGTCCCTAGGACTGGGGGCACAGGGCCCCCCCCAGGGGGAGAACATGGCCACTGCCCCTAGAGACCCCTAAACTGGGGAGGGGTGCACGCAGGGCACAAAGGGGAAGTCCCCAATAACACAAAGCAAGGGGGCTATGCAGCCCCCCAAGAACAGGATCTGTACAGGCCGGCACCCCAGGTTTCCACAGGAAACAGCTGCTGGCAGCTACAAAACATTTACAGCTTCTTCTccgcaaagaaaaaaaagttaggggGTGGGGGGGNNNNNNNNNNNNNNNNNNNNNNNNNNNNNNNNNNNNNNNNNNNNNNNNNNNNNNNNNNNNNNNNNNNNNNNNNNNNNNNNNNNNNNNNNNNNNNNNNNNNNNNNNNNNNNNNNNNNNNNNNNNNNNNNNNNNNNNNNNNNNNNNNNNNNNNNNNNNNNNNNNNNNNNNNNNNNNNNNNNNNNNNNNNNNNNNNNNNNNNNNNNNNNNNNNNNNNNNNNNNNNNNNNNNNNNNNNNNNNNNNNNNNNNNNNNNNNNNNNNNNNNNNNNNNNNNNNNNNNNNNNNNNNNNNNNNNNNNNNNNNNNNNNNNNNNNNNNNNNNNNNNNNNNNNNNNNNNNNNNNNNNNNNNNNNNNNNNNNNNNNNNNNNNNNNNNNNNNNNNNNNNNNNNNNNNNNNNNNNNNNNNNNNNNNNNNNNNNNNNNNNNNNNNNNNNNNNNNNNNNNNNNNNNNNNNNNNNNNNNNNNNNNNNNNNNNNNNNNNNNNNNNNNNNNNNNNNNNNNNNNNNNNNNNNNNNNNNNNNNNNNNNNNNNNNNNNNNNNNNNNNNNNNNNNNNNNNNNNNNNNNNNNNNNNNNNNNNNNNNNNNNNNNNNNNNNNNNNNNNNNNNNNNNNNNNNNNNNNNNNNNNNNNNNNNNNNNNNNNNNNNNNNNNNNNNNNNNNNNNNNNNNNNNNNNNNNNNNNNNNNNNNNNNNNNNNNNNNNNNNNNNNNNNNNNNNNNNNNNNNNNNNNNNNNNNNNNNNNNNNNNNNNNNNNNNNNNNNNNNNNNNNNNNNNNNNNNNNNNNNNNNNNNNNNNNNNNNNNNNNNNNNNNNNNNNNNNNNNNNNNNNNNNNNNNNNNNNNNNNNNNNNNNNNNNNNNNNNNNNNNNNNNNNNNNNNNNNNNNNNNNNNNNNNNNNNNNNNNNNNNNNNNNNNNNNNNNNNNNNNNNNNNNNNNNNNNNNNNNNNNNNNNNNNNNNNNNNNNNNNNNNNNNNNNNNNNNNNNNNNNNNNNNNNNNNNNNNNNNNNNNNNNNNNNNNNNNNNNNNNNNNNNNNNNNNNNNNNNNNNNNNNNNNNNNNNNNNNNNNNNNNNNNNNNNNNNNNNNNNNNNNNNNNNNNNNNNNNNNNNNNNNNNNNNNNNNNNNNNNNNNNNNNNNNNNNNNNNNNNNNNNNNNNNNNNNNNNNNNNNNNNNNNNNNNNNNNNNNNNNNNNNNNNNNNNNNNNNNNNNNNNNNNNNNNNNNNNNNNNNNNNNNNNNNNNNNNNNNNNNNNNNNNNNNNNNNNNNNNNNNNNNNNNNNNNNNNNNNNNNNNNNNNNNNNNNNNNNNNNNNNNNNNNNNNNNNNNNNNNNNNNNNNNNNNNNNNNNNNNNNNNNNNNNNNNNNNNNNNNNNNNNNNNNNNNNNNNNNNNNNNNNNNNNNNNNNNNNNNNNNNNNNNNNNNNNNNNNNNNNNNNNNNNNNNNNNNNNNNNNNNNNNNNNNNNNNNNNNNNNNNNNNNNNNNNNNNNNNNNNNNNNNNNNNNNNNNNNNNNNNNNNNNNNNNNNNNNNNNNNNNNNNNNNNNNNNNNNNNNNNNNNNNNNNNNNNNNNNNNNNNNNNNNNNNNNNNNNNNNNNNNNNNNNNNNNNNNNNNNNNNNNNNNNNNNNNNNNNNNNNNNNNNNNNNNNNNNNNNNNNNNNNNNNNNNNNNNNNNNNNNNNNNNNNNNNNNNNNNNNNNNNNNNNNNNNNNNNNNNNNNNNNNNNNNNNNNNNNNNNNNNNNNNNNNNNNNNNNNNNNNNNNNNNNNNNNNNNNNNNNNNNNNNNNNNNNNNNNNNNNNNNNNNNNNNNNNNNNNNNNNNNNNNNNNNNNNNNNNNNNNNNNNNNNNNNNNNNNNNNNNNNNNNNNNNNNNNNNNNNNNNNNNNNNNNNNNNNNNNNNNNNNNNNNNNNNNNNNNNNNNNNNNNNNNNNNNNNNNNNNNNNNNNNNNNNNNNNNNNNNNNNNNNNNNNNNNNNNNNNNNNNNNNNNNNNNNNNNNNNNNNNNNNNNNNNNNNNNNNNNNNNNNNNNNN
This genomic interval carries:
- the STX1B gene encoding syntaxin-1B, translated to MKDRTQELRSAKDSDDEEEVVHVDRDHFMDEFFEQVEEIRGCIEKLSEDVEQVKKQHSAILAAPNPDEKTKQELEDLTADIKKTANKVRSKLKAIEQSIEQEEGLNRSSADLRIRKTQHSTLSRKFVEVMTEYNATQSKYRDRCKDRIQRQLEITGRTTTNEELEDMLESGKLAIFTDDIKMDSQMTKQALNEIETRHNEIIKLETSIRELHDMFVDMAMLVESQGEMIDRIEYNVEHSVDYVERAVSDTKKAVKYQK
- the HSD3B7 gene encoding 3 beta-hydroxysteroid dehydrogenase type 7 isoform X5 is translated as MRSLRLLHPPAHPAGSGFSPLPQVLGWNQTPVDCRVAARGRPLARVRGTEGWRLGSCLFLEWGRREEEQAEGDGVLAGWPRRSKKTAPPVASWGILGPWLQVGKGMAEATEIQKLVYLVTGGCGFLGEHVVRMLLQREPRLSELRVFDLRLGPWLEELKTGTKNVIEACVQTGTRFLVYTSSMEVVGPNIKGHPFYSKAQAERLVLEANGREVHGGLPLVTCALRPTGIYGEGHQIMRDFYHQGLRLGGRLFRAIPASVEHGRVYVGNVAWMHVLVARELQRRAALLGGQVYFCYDESPYKSYEDFNMEFLGPCGLRLVETRLLVPYWLLMLLAALNALLQWLLRPLLLYAPLLNPYTLAVANTTFTVSTDKARRHFGYEPLFSWEDSRSRTIRWVRAVEGSAP
- the HSD3B7 gene encoding 3 beta-hydroxysteroid dehydrogenase type 7 isoform X6; this encodes MAEATEIQKLVYLVTGGCGFLGEHVVRMLLQREPRLSELRVFDLRLGPWLEELKTGPVRVTAIQGDVTQAHEVAAAVAGAHVVIHTAGLVDVFGRASPETIYEVNVQGTKNVIEACVQTGTRFLVYTSSMEVVGPNIKGHPFYRGNEDTPYEAVHKHPYPCSKAQAERLVLEANGREVHGGLPLVTCALRPTGIYGEGHQIMRDFYHQGLRLGGRLFRAIPASVEHGRVYVGNVAWMHVLVARELQRRAALLGGQVYFCYDESPYKSYEDFNMEFLGPCGLRLVETRLLVPYWLLMLLAALNALLQWLLRPLLLYAPLLNPYTLAVANTTFTVSTDKARRHFGYEPLFSWEDSRSRTIRWVRAVEGSAP
- the HSD3B7 gene encoding 3 beta-hydroxysteroid dehydrogenase type 7 isoform X3, whose protein sequence is MRSLRLLHPPAHPAGSGFSPLPQVLGWNQTPVDCRVAARGRPLARVRGTEGWRLGSCLFLEWGRREEEQAEGDGVLAGWPRRSKKTAPPVASWGILGPWLQVGKGMAEATEIQKLVYLVTGGCGFLGEHVVRMLLQREPRLSELRVFDLRLGPWLEELKTGPVRVTAIQGDVTQAHEVAAAVAGAHVVIHTAGLVDVFGRASPETIYEVNVQGTKNVIEACVQTGTRFLVYTSSMEVVGPNIKGHPFYSKAQAERLVLEANGREVHGGLPLVTCALRPTGIYGEGHQIMRDFYHQGLRLGGRLFRAIPASVEHGRVYVGNVAWMHVLVARELQRRAALLGGQVYFCYDESPYKSYEDFNMEFLGPCGLRLVETRLLVPYWLLMLLAALNALLQWLLRPLLLYAPLLNPYTLAVANTTFTVSTDKARRHFGYEPLFSWEDSRSRTIRWVRAVEGSAP
- the HSD3B7 gene encoding 3 beta-hydroxysteroid dehydrogenase type 7 isoform X7, whose product is MRSLRLLHPPAHPAGSGFSPLPQVLGWNQTPVDCRVAARGRPLARVRGTEGWRLGSCLFLEWGRREEEQAEGDGVLAGWPRRSKKTAPPVASWGILGPWLQVGKGMAEATEIQKLVYLVTGGCGFLGEHVVRMLLQREPRLSELRVFDLRLGPWLEELKTGPVRVTAIQGDVTQAHEVAAAVAGAHVVIHTAGLVDVFGRASPETIYEVNVQGTKNVIEACVQTGTRFLVYTSSMEVVGPNIKGHPFYRGNEDTPYEAVHKHPYPCSKAQAERLVLEANGREATWPGCTCWWPGSCSDGRRCWAARCTSATTSPPIRATRTSTWSSWARADCGWWRPACWCPTGC
- the HSD3B7 gene encoding 3 beta-hydroxysteroid dehydrogenase type 7 isoform X2, yielding MRSLRLLHPPAHPAGSGFSPLPQVLGWNQTPVDCRVAARGRPLARVRGTEGWRLGSCLFLEWGRREEEQAEGDGVLAGWPRRSKKTAPPVASWGILGPWLQPGMAEATEIQKLVYLVTGGCGFLGEHVVRMLLQREPRLSELRVFDLRLGPWLEELKTGPVRVTAIQGDVTQAHEVAAAVAGAHVVIHTAGLVDVFGRASPETIYEVNVQGTKNVIEACVQTGTRFLVYTSSMEVVGPNIKGHPFYRGNEDTPYEAVHKHPYPCSKAQAERLVLEANGREVHGGLPLVTCALRPTGIYGEGHQIMRDFYHQGLRLGGRLFRAIPASVEHGRVYVGNVAWMHVLVARELQRRAALLGGQVYFCYDESPYKSYEDFNMEFLGPCGLRLVETRLLVPYWLLMLLAALNALLQWLLRPLLLYAPLLNPYTLAVANTTFTVSTDKARRHFGYEPLFSWEDSRSRTIRWVRAVEGSAP
- the HSD3B7 gene encoding 3 beta-hydroxysteroid dehydrogenase type 7 isoform X1, whose amino-acid sequence is MRSLRLLHPPAHPAGSGFSPLPQVLGWNQTPVDCRVAARGRPLARVRGTEGWRLGSCLFLEWGRREEEQAEGDGVLAGWPRRSKKTAPPVASWGILGPWLQVGKGMAEATEIQKLVYLVTGGCGFLGEHVVRMLLQREPRLSELRVFDLRLGPWLEELKTGPVRVTAIQGDVTQAHEVAAAVAGAHVVIHTAGLVDVFGRASPETIYEVNVQGTKNVIEACVQTGTRFLVYTSSMEVVGPNIKGHPFYRGNEDTPYEAVHKHPYPCSKAQAERLVLEANGREVHGGLPLVTCALRPTGIYGEGHQIMRDFYHQGLRLGGRLFRAIPASVEHGRVYVGNVAWMHVLVARELQRRAALLGGQVYFCYDESPYKSYEDFNMEFLGPCGLRLVETRLLVPYWLLMLLAALNALLQWLLRPLLLYAPLLNPYTLAVANTTFTVSTDKARRHFGYEPLFSWEDSRSRTIRWVRAVEGSAP
- the HSD3B7 gene encoding 3 beta-hydroxysteroid dehydrogenase type 7 isoform X4; this encodes MRSLRLLHPPAHPAGSGFSPLPQVLGWNQTPVDCRVAARGRPLARVRGTEGWRLGSCLFLEWGRREEEQAEGDGVLAGWPRRSKKTAPPVASWGILGPWLQVGKGMAEATEIQKLVYLVTGGCGFLGEHVVRMLLQREPRLSELRVFDLRLGPWLEELKTGTKNVIEACVQTGTRFLVYTSSMEVVGPNIKGHPFYRGNEDTPYEAVHKHPYPCSKAQAERLVLEANGREVHGGLPLVTCALRPTGIYGEGHQIMRDFYHQGLRLGGRLFRAIPASVEHGRVYVGNVAWMHVLVARELQRRAALLGGQVYFCYDESPYKSYEDFNMEFLGPCGLRLVETRLLVPYWLLMLLAALNALLQWLLRPLLLYAPLLNPYTLAVANTTFTVSTDKARRHFGYEPLFSWEDSRSRTIRWVRAVEGSAP